A segment of the Vibrio aquimaris genome:
GCCAGGACTTCATGGTAGAAAATATGGGGAACTTGATAGGATCTCGTGATGTTTCGAATCAATGAAGTTCTGAAGTATGAGCAACAAAGGTACAGAATTTTGAGTTGTTATGGTGACAACTTTGTTTGGATATCGATAGACAATAAAAGTGGTTTTCCAAGCATTATTGACTTAAATTCTTTGCTTTTGGCGGTTCAGGATGAATTACTACATCGAGTGGACGACCCCTATGCCTATCTCATGATGCTTTCCCCTGAAGAAGGCAGCATTGCTCAAGTAAAACGAGATCAAAATTATGAAATGATCAGTCCTATTATCCAACTTGAAGAGTATTATCAGCCTAAACAACGAGCGAAAGCGATAGATTTTGTGATGAGCAATCACAAAACGACTAAACAAACACTATATCGCTTAATCCGCCAATATTGGCAGCGTGGACAAACTGCGAATGCCCTTCTTCCTGATTATAAAAATTCTGGAGCGAAAGGCAAAAGGCGGACAGCGAAAGACAAGAAATTGGGGCGCCCCAGAAAGTATGAGCCTGGTACTGGGGTTAATGTTGATAGCTTTATTGAAAAATTGTTCAGAATTGCTATTCAGAAGTATTTGTTGACCGACAAGGGTTATTCTTTTCCATACGCTCATCGGCGCTTTAAAGATCGATACCAGACTTATTTTCCTGATGTTTCAGAGGAAGAAATTCCAACCAATTGGCAAATGAAATACTTCTATCAGCGTGAATATACGCAAGTAGAAAAAATAAAAAACCGATCCAGTCGCAACGTATATAACAAAGACTTTCGTCCTTTGACAGGAACAGCCACCATGAATGCTCTGGGGCCTGGTTCTCGCTTTGAGATTGATGCAACGATAGCAGACATTTATGTCGTTTCTGATGTAAACAGAAGCTGGATAGTTGGGCGGCCTGTGGTTTACATTGTCATTGATGTGTTCAGTCGATTAATTGTTGGCTTCTACATTGGTTTTGAAAATCCGTCCTATGTCGCGGCTATGCAAGCATTACAAGTTGCGATGACCGATAAAGTAGACTTGTGTAGTCAATTTGATTTAGATATTGAATCTAAAGATTGGCCCGCGATTGGTTTGCCAGACGCTATTTTGGCTGATAGAGGAGAGCTACTGGGGTATCAGATAGAATACTTAGAAAAAAGCTTTTCTGTCAGACTTGAAAATACACCGCCGTTTCGGGGAGATGCTAAAGGAATCGTTGAGCGTAACTTCAAAACGTTGCAAGCCGATTTCACCCCGTTTGCTCCTGGGTTCGTAACAGGAAATAAAGTCAAAAAGCGTGGTGGTAAGGATTATCGTCTTGATGCCAAGCTATCCATTTCTGATTTTAAAGAAATTATTCTTTCATCAATTCTCTATCATA
Coding sequences within it:
- a CDS encoding Mu transposase C-terminal domain-containing protein; the protein is MFRINEVLKYEQQRYRILSCYGDNFVWISIDNKSGFPSIIDLNSLLLAVQDELLHRVDDPYAYLMMLSPEEGSIAQVKRDQNYEMISPIIQLEEYYQPKQRAKAIDFVMSNHKTTKQTLYRLIRQYWQRGQTANALLPDYKNSGAKGKRRTAKDKKLGRPRKYEPGTGVNVDSFIEKLFRIAIQKYLLTDKGYSFPYAHRRFKDRYQTYFPDVSEEEIPTNWQMKYFYQREYTQVEKIKNRSSRNVYNKDFRPLTGTATMNALGPGSRFEIDATIADIYVVSDVNRSWIVGRPVVYIVIDVFSRLIVGFYIGFENPSYVAAMQALQVAMTDKVDLCSQFDLDIESKDWPAIGLPDAILADRGELLGYQIEYLEKSFSVRLENTPPFRGDAKGIVERNFKTLQADFTPFAPGFVTGNKVKKRGGKDYRLDAKLSISDFKEIILSSILYHNQYDVLKKYDRSADMPVELPSIPLELWNWGIQNRTGRLRSAPEQSVRLSLLPRIEATVSTLGICLFGIYYTCQEAIAEGWMHRAKEVSRPEKILVAYDPSLVDEVYLFPWKSSREHWLCKLSARSREFVNCSFWEVWQRQEQKKHTTAQSKVRAEKHKREHERRVAEKIHDAEKLSPDSSKTSNSERLSSIRSNRKAELHKEREGRKPTPKVDVKDTAEVIFLHDSPKDDYSYPSYVDELFDEEDDSE